In a genomic window of Flavobacterium sp. KACC 22761:
- a CDS encoding alpha/beta hydrolase family protein yields MKKSIYTIFLLFLVFTAQASKVDTLEVFSASMQKNIKTCVVVPDNYKKSKKAFPVVYLLHGHSGNYATWVKGFKELGKQVDQYGFIVVCADGNYSSWYFDSPIDPSFKYETYVVNELVLFIDKKYKTIADRTGRAISGLSMGGHGALYLSFRHQDVFGAAGSMSGGVDIRPFPDKWEIKKRLGSITEFPENWNQNTVTNMLDLVKDNKLKLIIDCGVDDFFMTVNRELHAKMLALKINHDYIERPGEHNLKYWENSLKYQLLFFHDFFNENVKTK; encoded by the coding sequence ATGAAAAAATCAATTTACACCATCTTCTTGCTCTTTTTAGTTTTTACTGCGCAAGCTTCTAAAGTTGATACTCTGGAGGTTTTTAGTGCTTCAATGCAGAAAAACATCAAGACGTGTGTCGTGGTTCCAGACAATTACAAAAAGAGCAAAAAAGCTTTTCCGGTGGTTTATTTGCTTCATGGGCACAGTGGCAATTATGCTACATGGGTAAAAGGTTTTAAGGAACTTGGAAAACAAGTAGATCAATACGGTTTTATTGTAGTTTGTGCTGACGGAAATTATTCAAGCTGGTATTTTGACAGTCCAATTGATCCGAGTTTTAAATACGAAACTTATGTTGTGAATGAGCTAGTTCTGTTTATTGATAAAAAATACAAAACCATTGCCGATCGAACAGGAAGAGCAATTTCGGGCTTGAGCATGGGCGGTCATGGCGCTTTGTATTTGTCATTCAGGCATCAAGATGTATTTGGTGCTGCAGGAAGTATGAGCGGAGGAGTTGATATTCGTCCGTTTCCCGACAAATGGGAGATCAAAAAACGATTAGGATCAATTACTGAATTTCCTGAAAATTGGAATCAAAACACGGTTACCAATATGCTCGATTTGGTAAAAGACAACAAATTAAAACTGATTATCGATTGTGGTGTTGACGATTTTTTCATGACCGTAAACAGGGAACTTCATGCAAAAATGTTGGCTTTAAAAATAAATCACGATTATATTGAGCGCCCAGGCGAACATAATCTTAAATACTGGGAGAATTCTTTAAAATATCAACTTTTGTTTTTTCACGATTTCTTTAATGAAAATGTAAAAACAAAGTAA
- a CDS encoding T9SS type A sorting domain-containing protein: MIKKGVLTFCAVVLTVLSSSGQNCLPSGITINSQSQLDNFSKNYPGCTTIGGDVLIENVGNLLGLSQIKSIAGNLTLKLLIKDLKGLHNLTTIGGDLTISGNSLLTNFTGLEALNSVGKNVLIERNDVLDNFNGLENLKSVGGDLSIRDNKVLTNISALKNVATIGNNLIISTNNQLLNINGLAGITEINNDLVVESNPLLTSLDGLNNLKTVKRDLKIRFNNSLKDLQGLNGLITTGRSFEIERNDNISSFTGLENLNTIYRLFVVDNDNLINLKGLDNLKIVKENLTLFGIDKLNSLNGLQNVTSVDGMLQIKSCNALTNLTGLSGLTKVGISFEISDNLGMINLQGLNSFVSSANLYVSGCASLENLVGLESLKNINNGNLTISYCDKITSLKGIENIDPKTIGYVTIELNALLSTCAIQSVCSYLSDIAKSAAIRSNKEGCNNREEVTAMCKAVLSVDENDLLSSTTLYPNPTIGKVSINVKSDCKIYIYNAIGEQLKEVSLVVGYNEVNLDSLPSGVYFFKTKKGNSLKVLKK, translated from the coding sequence ATGATCAAAAAAGGTGTATTAACTTTTTGTGCAGTTGTTTTAACAGTTTTAAGTAGTTCTGGCCAAAATTGTTTGCCTTCAGGAATTACAATCAACAGCCAATCTCAACTAGATAATTTCTCTAAAAATTACCCAGGTTGTACCACTATTGGCGGGGATGTATTAATAGAAAACGTCGGCAATCTTTTAGGATTATCCCAAATTAAATCTATTGCTGGAAATCTTACTCTCAAACTTTTAATTAAAGATTTAAAAGGATTACATAATTTGACCACAATTGGTGGAGATTTGACTATTAGTGGCAATTCTCTTTTAACCAATTTCACTGGATTAGAAGCGTTAAATTCGGTTGGAAAAAATGTATTGATCGAAAGAAATGACGTTTTAGATAATTTTAATGGCTTAGAAAATCTTAAATCAGTAGGAGGAGATTTGTCGATAAGAGATAATAAAGTATTAACTAATATCAGCGCCCTTAAAAACGTTGCAACTATTGGAAATAATTTAATAATCAGTACCAATAATCAGCTTCTTAATATTAATGGATTAGCAGGTATTACCGAGATTAATAATGATTTAGTTGTTGAGTCAAATCCGCTTTTGACTTCTTTAGATGGGTTAAATAATTTAAAGACTGTAAAAAGAGATTTAAAAATTAGATTTAATAATAGCTTAAAAGATTTACAAGGTTTAAATGGGTTAATAACTACTGGGCGATCTTTTGAAATAGAACGAAATGATAATATTTCTAGTTTTACTGGTTTAGAAAATCTTAATACTATTTACAGACTATTTGTAGTTGATAATGATAATCTAATTAATCTAAAAGGACTTGATAATCTTAAAATTGTAAAAGAAAATTTAACGCTATTTGGAATTGATAAATTAAACTCATTGAATGGGCTGCAAAATGTGACATCAGTTGATGGAATGTTGCAAATAAAAAGTTGCAATGCATTGACTAATTTAACGGGATTGAGTGGTTTGACTAAAGTTGGAATTTCATTTGAAATTTCAGACAATTTGGGCATGATAAATCTTCAAGGTTTAAATAGCTTCGTGTCAAGTGCAAACCTTTACGTATCTGGATGTGCGAGTCTTGAAAATTTAGTGGGATTAGAAAGTCTTAAAAATATAAATAACGGCAATTTAACCATCAGCTATTGTGACAAAATTACAAGTTTGAAAGGTATTGAGAATATTGACCCTAAGACAATCGGATATGTAACTATTGAGTTGAATGCCTTATTGTCAACTTGTGCTATCCAAAGTGTGTGTAGTTACCTTTCAGATATTGCAAAAAGTGCCGCTATTCGTTCAAACAAAGAAGGATGTAATAATAGAGAAGAAGTTACAGCAATGTGTAAAGCTGTCCTATCGGTAGATGAAAATGACTTGTTATCTTCGACAACTTTATATCCAAATCCAACTATTGGTAAAGTGAGTATAAATGTAAAATCTGATTGTAAAATTTACATTTATAACGCAATCGGGGAGCAACTAAAAGAAGTAAGTTTAGTTGTGGGATATAATGAAGTGAATTTGGATTCATTGCCATCTGGTGTATATTTTTTTAAGACTAAAAAAGGAAACTCTCTAAAAGTTCTAAAAAAATAA
- a CDS encoding PQQ-binding-like beta-propeller repeat protein, translating to MKHLFFRIVLLFAIATGFSQNAEKKGIIKFVQLTDLHVSVGNDNDFLLQNIVKEINNSDNEFVVVTGDLTNRGADDELKQVHAILSKLTKPYYVISGNHETNWSESAGLTYKKIFGEDRFVFSKGDYLFIGYPCGPYMKMGDGFVKHEDVLWLDKTLKDSLKGNNKKVLNFAHYPMDNSVSNYKEVLSVLQKYPTVASFCGHGHTLRKYDFSGLSGLMGTSITSLDGKTQSYNELIISNDSISIYQKEIDKPGVFKFSVPTKPSKIEIPKDDFPAIGPFLKDDASIYSLPSFDKKNFYFANSLGEIESVNLKDKKINWKTKTGNAIYFSPTIVKNNLVVGTIEGNLLGFDSQSGKQKWNIAVGGVLVGSPIAENNKVYTASSTSFVCADALTGKVIWKKEMPQSYSQGIPLIQGDKIIFGVWDTYVYCLNKNTGELIWKWNNGNDKQILYSAGNVNMVSTKSRLYFVTPQRFLTILDIETGKTLLRTSKWKIRESMGKSQDGKWFYGKTMDGLLLRVPLSDDLELTEENVEKQSKVLDLKLGYEHNPAGILEKDNKIYIGSRKGEVILVDAEKFEIIKQITLGSSSVNGFTIDAQGRVWTSLVEGGIYLLN from the coding sequence ATGAAACATTTATTTTTCAGAATAGTATTGCTTTTTGCAATAGCAACTGGATTTTCGCAGAATGCAGAAAAAAAAGGAATTATAAAATTTGTACAACTTACAGACTTGCATGTTTCTGTGGGAAATGACAATGATTTTTTGTTGCAAAACATCGTAAAAGAAATCAACAATTCGGACAATGAATTTGTAGTCGTAACCGGAGATTTAACCAATCGAGGTGCTGATGACGAATTAAAACAGGTTCATGCAATCCTTTCAAAATTAACAAAACCGTATTATGTAATTTCGGGTAATCACGAGACGAACTGGAGCGAAAGCGCGGGACTTACTTATAAAAAGATATTTGGAGAAGATCGATTTGTATTTTCAAAGGGAGATTATCTTTTTATTGGATATCCATGCGGGCCATACATGAAAATGGGTGATGGTTTTGTAAAACACGAAGATGTACTTTGGTTAGATAAAACGTTGAAAGATAGTTTGAAAGGAAACAATAAAAAAGTACTCAATTTTGCTCATTATCCAATGGATAATAGTGTAAGCAATTATAAAGAAGTACTTTCTGTTTTGCAGAAATATCCAACTGTCGCGAGCTTTTGTGGTCACGGACATACTTTGAGAAAATATGATTTTTCTGGTTTGAGCGGTTTAATGGGAACTTCTATAACTTCGTTGGACGGTAAAACTCAAAGTTATAACGAATTAATTATCAGTAATGACAGTATCAGTATTTATCAAAAAGAAATTGATAAACCAGGTGTTTTCAAATTTTCTGTTCCGACAAAACCATCAAAAATTGAAATTCCCAAGGATGATTTTCCGGCAATTGGTCCTTTTTTGAAAGACGACGCTTCGATTTACAGTCTTCCTTCATTTGACAAAAAGAATTTTTATTTTGCGAATTCTCTAGGCGAAATAGAATCTGTAAATTTGAAAGACAAAAAAATAAATTGGAAAACAAAAACTGGAAACGCCATTTATTTTTCGCCGACAATTGTGAAAAATAATCTCGTTGTTGGAACGATCGAAGGAAATCTTTTAGGATTTGATTCACAATCAGGAAAACAAAAATGGAATATTGCTGTTGGAGGTGTTTTAGTGGGTTCTCCAATCGCCGAAAACAACAAGGTTTATACGGCAAGTTCGACTTCATTTGTTTGTGCAGATGCTTTGACCGGTAAGGTAATTTGGAAAAAAGAAATGCCACAGTCTTATTCTCAAGGAATACCTTTGATTCAGGGAGATAAAATCATTTTTGGGGTTTGGGATACTTATGTGTATTGCTTAAATAAAAATACAGGAGAGTTAATTTGGAAATGGAATAATGGCAATGACAAACAAATTTTATATTCGGCTGGAAATGTAAATATGGTTTCGACAAAAAGCCGGCTTTATTTTGTGACACCACAGCGCTTTTTGACCATTTTGGATATTGAAACTGGAAAAACGCTTTTAAGAACTTCGAAGTGGAAAATTAGAGAATCGATGGGAAAAAGCCAGGACGGGAAATGGTTTTATGGCAAAACAATGGATGGATTGCTTTTAAGAGTGCCACTTTCTGATGATCTTGAATTGACAGAAGAAAATGTAGAAAAACAAAGTAAAGTTTTGGATTTGAAATTAGGCTACGAACACAATCCAGCAGGAATTTTAGAAAAAGACAACAAAATCTACATCGGAAGCAGAAAAGGCGAAGTGATACTAGTCGATGCAGAAAAATTTGAAATCATAAAACAAATCACTTTAGGAAGTTCAAGTGTAAATGGTTTCACAATTGATGCCCAAGGCAGAGTTTGGACTTCTCTAGTCGAAGGCGGGATTTATTTGTTAAATTAA
- a CDS encoding serine hydrolase domain-containing protein, which yields MKNIVNKIVAICLISLSINSYSQENSKKSFDVKRNQVYIDSMMTNALEKGFFPGAQIIVGTGDSNLIIKNYGYHDYTKKQKVKSDDVFDLASMSKVLGATLVTMRLVGDGKIKLTDQVGEIVPMYKNTAISDLTLFELLTHTSGLTPSITFYQALLSTPDNSPLLSNQKSEQYPQQFDNMFVNKNIVYDSKYLVFQPKENWIQIYKNMWLNPEFYPSVYERIAKANTNPRGKYLYSDLNLLLVKQMIETKTGKKLDQLTNEIYTQLGISKIGYNPLKWTSIDNVMPTEVDNFFRKDTIKGYVHDEAAAIFGGVSGNAGLFANAESIAVICKMLMNNGNYKGKQILKAKVVKEFTESPLAKEGIYRGLGFDKRKPDEFFTKDDFGHTGFTGTFFFMNPNTNRFVVILTNRVNPTRTNRLMYKDDFSAKIWRQINK from the coding sequence ATGAAAAATATAGTGAACAAGATTGTAGCGATCTGCTTAATTTCGTTAAGCATAAACAGTTATTCTCAAGAGAATTCTAAGAAATCTTTTGATGTTAAACGAAATCAAGTTTATATCGATTCAATGATGACCAACGCGCTTGAAAAAGGCTTTTTTCCAGGAGCACAAATTATTGTTGGAACAGGAGATTCTAATTTGATAATCAAAAATTATGGCTATCATGATTATACTAAAAAACAAAAGGTAAAATCAGATGATGTTTTTGATTTGGCTTCGATGTCTAAAGTTTTAGGAGCAACACTTGTTACAATGCGTTTGGTTGGAGATGGAAAAATCAAACTTACAGATCAAGTAGGTGAAATTGTTCCAATGTACAAAAATACAGCGATTTCCGATTTAACGCTTTTTGAGTTGCTGACGCATACTTCTGGACTAACGCCAAGCATTACTTTTTATCAGGCGTTGCTTTCTACACCAGATAATTCGCCTTTGTTGAGCAATCAAAAATCAGAGCAATATCCACAGCAATTTGATAATATGTTTGTCAACAAAAACATTGTTTATGATTCAAAATATCTTGTTTTTCAGCCGAAAGAAAATTGGATTCAGATTTATAAAAACATGTGGCTGAATCCAGAATTTTATCCATCGGTTTATGAAAGGATTGCGAAAGCAAATACAAATCCGAGAGGAAAATATTTGTACAGTGATTTAAATTTGCTTTTGGTAAAACAAATGATCGAAACCAAAACTGGAAAGAAATTAGATCAGCTGACAAATGAAATTTATACGCAATTAGGCATTTCAAAAATTGGATATAATCCACTAAAATGGACTTCTATAGATAATGTAATGCCAACGGAAGTAGATAATTTTTTCAGAAAAGACACCATCAAAGGTTATGTGCATGATGAAGCGGCAGCTATTTTTGGAGGCGTTTCGGGAAATGCAGGTTTATTTGCAAATGCCGAATCAATTGCTGTAATCTGCAAAATGCTAATGAATAACGGAAATTATAAAGGAAAACAAATTCTAAAAGCCAAAGTTGTAAAAGAGTTTACAGAATCGCCACTCGCTAAAGAAGGCATTTACCGCGGTTTAGGTTTTGACAAAAGAAAACCAGATGAGTTTTTTACAAAAGATGATTTTGGACATACCGGTTTTACGGGAACATTTTTCTTTATGAATCCAAACACAAATCGATTTGTAGTTATTCTGACAAATCGCGTAAACCCAACCCGAACAAACAGATTGATGTATAAAGATGATTTTAGTGCTAAAATCTGGAGGCAAATTAATAAGTAA
- the nagA gene encoding N-acetylglucosamine-6-phosphate deacetylase has protein sequence MKQAIINAVVHTGEEIINNGVIVVENGKILSIQNEIPTAIETLDLKGKHIASGFIDIQINGGERLYFSQTPTEEAIQDIYDASRKYGTTQVLPCLISSSNETILQGIEAVRNYRAKYDNGVIGMHLEGPFLNPLRRGAHSIDQVRKPTNKELEEIIKYGRDVIKVITIAPECFTEEQLEMLLESGIVISIGHSTISYNEAQPYFAKGIKLVTHLFNAMTQFGHREPGLVGASLENENVFTPVILDGSHCDYAAARLAYKLKQDKFFLISDATFLGRKVTNFNWDNFDAHLDNGFYRNKDGNLAGASISMLEAVQNAHNHLNVSVDEALKMGSSRVANAIGLGDKYGKIKTGFPATFVKFDDDLSEIETFDFLNTNRLL, from the coding sequence ATGAAACAAGCCATTATCAATGCAGTCGTTCACACAGGAGAGGAAATAATCAATAATGGAGTTATTGTTGTTGAAAATGGAAAAATTCTTTCAATTCAAAATGAAATTCCAACTGCCATTGAAACCCTTGATTTGAAGGGAAAACATATTGCATCAGGTTTTATTGATATTCAAATAAATGGAGGAGAAAGGCTTTATTTCAGCCAAACTCCAACGGAAGAAGCAATTCAGGATATTTATGATGCTAGTCGCAAATATGGAACAACGCAGGTGCTTCCGTGTTTGATATCATCTTCAAATGAAACTATTCTGCAAGGAATTGAGGCTGTTCGCAATTATCGAGCAAAATACGATAATGGTGTAATCGGAATGCATTTAGAAGGGCCATTTTTGAATCCGTTACGAAGAGGCGCGCACAGTATCGATCAGGTTCGAAAACCTACAAACAAAGAGCTTGAAGAAATTATCAAATACGGGAGAGATGTTATAAAAGTCATCACGATTGCTCCAGAATGTTTTACAGAAGAACAGCTTGAGATGTTGCTGGAAAGCGGTATAGTAATTTCGATTGGGCATTCGACAATTTCGTATAACGAAGCACAGCCTTATTTTGCAAAAGGAATTAAACTGGTAACACATTTGTTTAATGCGATGACTCAATTTGGGCATCGCGAACCGGGTTTAGTTGGTGCGTCTTTGGAAAATGAAAATGTATTTACACCCGTTATTTTAGATGGTTCGCATTGCGATTATGCCGCGGCAAGATTAGCGTATAAACTTAAGCAAGATAAGTTCTTTTTGATTAGTGATGCCACATTTTTAGGACGAAAAGTGACCAACTTCAATTGGGACAATTTTGATGCTCATCTTGACAATGGATTTTACAGAAATAAAGACGGCAATTTGGCTGGAGCATCGATCTCGATGTTAGAGGCGGTGCAAAATGCCCACAATCATTTGAATGTTTCTGTTGATGAAGCGCTGAAAATGGGATCTTCTCGCGTGGCAAATGCAATTGGTTTAGGAGATAAATACGGAAAAATAAAAACTGGATTTCCAGCCACTTTTGTCAAATTCGATGATGATTTATCTGAGATAGAAACTTTTGATTTTCTTAATACCAATCGGTTATTATGA
- a CDS encoding glycoside hydrolase family 10 protein produces the protein MKSIKIIILVLLIHAKIFSQQSPKREMRAAWISTVENIDWPSKPGLSDKEMKAEMITLLDNLRSYNLNTVIFQIRPTADAFYKSTKEPASHWITGTQGVAPGFDPLQMMIDEAGKRGMNVHVWLNPYRVQKDTVRDVLSKNHLYFKRPDLFLTYGKTRYFNPGLQETRDFVASVVGEIVRKYDIQAVHMDDYFYPYKIAGQEFPDEKAFAKEPRQFKDKDDWRRDNVDLIIKQIRDTIIANKPEVEFGISPFGVWRNSAKDSEGSKTTAGATNYDDLYANILKWQKENWIDYVTPQIYWHIGFDKANFEVLAKWWAEHKFGANVYVGHGEYKISTTAKEPEWRSPDQIVKQIEMIRKFPQIEGSMHFTASNFLKKGDTLRQPLLQKEYKYIALTPEANRITRLKPEKPTNAVIAKKGDKAILTWKPAVNDKKYVIYRFPKGKITDFSNPSTIYYVTTALKLEVPNANLENYVYALTALSQTQTESSPIEFTVK, from the coding sequence ATGAAAAGCATAAAAATTATAATTCTAGTTTTGCTGATTCATGCCAAAATCTTCAGTCAGCAATCTCCAAAAAGAGAAATGCGCGCCGCGTGGATTTCTACAGTAGAAAATATCGACTGGCCGTCTAAACCCGGTTTGTCAGATAAAGAAATGAAAGCCGAAATGATTACACTTTTGGATAATCTACGTTCGTATAATCTGAACACTGTAATTTTTCAAATTCGCCCAACTGCCGATGCTTTTTACAAATCGACAAAAGAGCCAGCTTCGCATTGGATAACCGGAACTCAAGGCGTTGCGCCAGGCTTTGATCCGTTGCAAATGATGATTGATGAAGCAGGAAAACGTGGCATGAACGTGCATGTTTGGCTGAATCCGTATCGTGTTCAGAAAGACACTGTTAGAGATGTGCTTTCAAAAAATCATTTATATTTTAAGAGACCAGACCTTTTCCTGACATATGGAAAAACGAGATATTTTAATCCAGGCTTACAAGAAACCAGAGATTTTGTCGCTTCTGTTGTAGGTGAAATTGTTCGTAAGTATGATATTCAGGCCGTTCATATGGATGATTATTTTTATCCGTATAAAATTGCGGGACAAGAATTTCCAGACGAAAAAGCATTTGCGAAAGAACCGCGCCAATTTAAAGACAAAGACGATTGGAGAAGAGACAATGTCGATTTAATCATCAAACAAATCAGAGATACGATTATTGCCAATAAACCAGAAGTTGAATTCGGAATTTCGCCTTTTGGAGTTTGGAGAAATAGTGCCAAAGATTCTGAAGGTTCTAAAACTACTGCGGGAGCTACAAATTATGATGATTTGTATGCCAATATCTTAAAATGGCAAAAAGAAAACTGGATTGATTATGTAACGCCGCAAATATATTGGCACATTGGTTTTGACAAGGCAAATTTTGAAGTTTTGGCAAAGTGGTGGGCCGAACATAAATTCGGAGCAAATGTTTATGTGGGACATGGCGAATACAAAATTTCAACTACTGCCAAAGAACCAGAGTGGAGAAGCCCTGATCAAATCGTAAAACAAATTGAAATGATTCGCAAATTCCCTCAAATTGAAGGTTCGATGCACTTTACAGCTTCCAATTTTCTGAAAAAAGGTGATACGTTACGACAGCCTTTACTCCAAAAAGAATACAAATATATCGCTTTGACTCCCGAAGCAAACAGAATTACAAGATTAAAGCCTGAAAAGCCTACAAATGCTGTGATTGCAAAAAAAGGCGACAAAGCAATTTTGACTTGGAAACCTGCAGTTAACGACAAGAAATATGTGATTTACAGATTTCCAAAAGGAAAAATAACTGATTTCTCAAATCCATCAACTATTTATTATGTGACAACAGCTCTAAAACTGGAAGTTCCAAATGCTAATTTGGAAAATTATGTTTACGCGCTCACCGCTTTGAGTCAAACCCAGACAGAAAGCAGTCCCATAGAATTTACAGTAAAATAA
- a CDS encoding beta-N-acetylhexosaminidase — MRKSILLIALFLSSLSFVQAQKLDIIPKPVSVQQNSGQLVLPSVLKVVVDKKLKNSADYISASISKNTGINPIVSLGKKHGKNAISFLVDKKLELPNEGYQLDINEKGIFVKGKTTNGVLNGLQTLAQICSAKEVKKGTVPFVKIEDYPRFDWRGMMLDCSRQFFDKQTVKNYIDWLAAHKMNVFHWHLTDDNGWRIEIKSMPDLTLKGAWRGPGEVLLPSYGSGDKRYGGFYTQEDIKEVVAYAANRGISVMPELEIPGHSRAVTASYPEIGCEISQELKSVQGEVKNVWCVGREENYDILDSIIREVSGLFPFEYIHVAGDEVNRANWEHCPKCQALMAKEGFTDSFQLQNYFFKRVQKIVDKYHKKTDGWNEILKGGEVNPNTLISAWQGINYGIESAKKGYKTIMMPGQFLYFDMAQSETERGHRWAAITDTKHAYSFEPIPDSDLTAEEQKNIIGVQGALWSEYLDRPARIMEYQSYPRITALSEMGWSKKEDKNWDDFYGRLTNSHLKRLADMGIAFRDFPPTAIYKNGTITVTPPYEGAIVRFDKDGNEPTRQSPLYTGPIQTKDYEQYRFRVFFNETSASPAVKVEKLPVATWNTAKAEVLTISENISEHVDKKGIWYLNFNPTDDGANGTIKNVSLFENDKLLQAYSDEKALRSKPRLRFLIENYNEKNTYRLDFTVENKEERKSAANVKFICSPYQEPEVKVTSSMAENTKFPIANLQDYNEESYMRTDVACKDGDWILYTFTTPVISSKIDVLSGIPHHPRFIINNGYVEFSYNGIDFIKGDNFDYGNASIYPKQPVKAVRIKITGTNNEPLMAGQDLKINP; from the coding sequence ATGAGAAAAAGTATTCTCCTAATTGCCTTATTTCTAAGCTCATTAAGTTTTGTACAAGCCCAAAAATTAGATATAATTCCGAAACCAGTTTCAGTGCAACAAAATTCCGGACAATTGGTTTTGCCTTCAGTATTAAAAGTTGTTGTAGATAAAAAACTAAAAAATAGTGCCGATTATATTTCGGCAAGCATTTCAAAAAATACCGGAATTAATCCAATTGTTTCCCTTGGAAAAAAACATGGAAAAAATGCGATTTCATTTTTAGTAGATAAAAAATTAGAGCTTCCAAATGAAGGTTATCAATTAGACATAAACGAAAAAGGGATTTTCGTAAAAGGGAAAACTACAAATGGAGTCTTAAACGGACTTCAGACTTTAGCTCAAATTTGTTCTGCAAAAGAAGTTAAAAAAGGAACCGTTCCGTTTGTGAAAATTGAAGATTATCCTCGTTTTGATTGGCGCGGTATGATGCTCGATTGTTCGCGACAATTTTTTGACAAACAAACTGTCAAGAATTATATCGATTGGTTGGCAGCTCATAAAATGAATGTTTTTCATTGGCATTTAACCGATGACAACGGTTGGAGAATCGAAATAAAATCAATGCCCGATTTAACTTTAAAAGGCGCTTGGAGAGGTCCTGGAGAAGTTTTATTGCCATCTTACGGCTCAGGAGACAAACGTTACGGAGGTTTTTATACGCAAGAAGATATTAAGGAAGTAGTGGCTTATGCCGCTAATCGTGGCATTTCAGTTATGCCAGAACTTGAAATTCCGGGGCACTCGCGTGCAGTAACGGCTTCATATCCAGAAATTGGGTGCGAAATTAGCCAGGAACTTAAAAGTGTTCAAGGCGAAGTAAAAAATGTTTGGTGCGTTGGACGTGAAGAAAATTATGATATTTTGGATTCGATCATTAGAGAAGTTTCGGGATTATTTCCTTTTGAATATATTCATGTGGCGGGCGACGAAGTCAATCGTGCAAATTGGGAGCATTGTCCAAAATGCCAAGCTCTGATGGCAAAAGAAGGTTTTACAGACAGTTTTCAGCTTCAGAATTATTTCTTTAAAAGAGTTCAAAAAATTGTAGACAAATACCATAAAAAAACAGACGGCTGGAATGAAATCTTGAAAGGTGGAGAAGTCAACCCAAATACGTTGATTTCGGCTTGGCAAGGAATTAATTACGGAATTGAATCTGCTAAAAAAGGATACAAAACCATTATGATGCCGGGACAATTTTTGTATTTTGACATGGCACAATCTGAAACAGAACGCGGTCATCGCTGGGCGGCAATCACCGATACAAAGCACGCTTATTCGTTTGAGCCAATTCCAGATTCGGATTTAACGGCGGAAGAACAAAAAAATATAATTGGAGTTCAAGGTGCATTGTGGAGCGAATATTTGGATCGTCCGGCGAGAATTATGGAATACCAAAGTTATCCGAGAATTACGGCTTTGTCTGAAATGGGCTGGTCTAAAAAAGAAGATAAAAACTGGGATGATTTTTACGGAAGATTAACCAACAGTCATTTAAAAAGATTGGCCGATATGGGAATTGCTTTTAGAGATTTTCCTCCAACGGCAATTTATAAAAACGGAACAATTACAGTGACGCCACCTTATGAAGGCGCGATTGTAAGATTTGATAAAGATGGAAATGAGCCCACAAGACAATCGCCTTTGTACACAGGACCAATTCAAACGAAAGATTACGAACAGTATAGATTTAGGGTTTTCTTTAATGAAACTTCGGCAAGTCCTGCAGTGAAAGTGGAGAAATTGCCTGTTGCAACCTGGAATACAGCTAAAGCCGAGGTTTTAACCATTTCAGAAAATATATCAGAACATGTTGATAAAAAGGGAATTTGGTATTTGAATTTTAATCCGACTGATGACGGCGCAAACGGAACAATTAAAAATGTTTCTCTTTTTGAAAATGACAAACTATTGCAGGCTTATTCAGACGAAAAAGCTTTGAGATCAAAACCGCGTTTGAGATTTTTGATTGAAAATTACAACGAAAAAAACACCTACAGATTAGATTTTACTGTTGAAAACAAAGAAGAGAGAAAATCTGCAGCAAATGTAAAATTCATTTGTTCACCGTATCAGGAACCAGAAGTTAAAGTAACTTCATCAATGGCAGAAAATACGAAGTTTCCAATTGCGAATCTGCAAGATTATAATGAAGAATCGTATATGCGCACTGATGTTGCCTGCAAAGATGGCGATTGGATTTTATATACCTTTACTACTCCTGTAATTTCTTCTAAAATTGATGTTTTAAGCGGCATTCCGCATCATCCGAGATTTATCATAAACAACGGTTATGTTGAGTTTTCATACAACGGAATTGATTTTATAAAAGGCGATAATTTTGATTACGGAAATGCATCAATTTATCCGAAACAGCCTGTAAAAGCAGTTAGAATAAAAATTACAGGAACCAATAATGAGCCTTTGATGGCAGGGCAGGACTTAAAAATTAATCCATAG